ACAACAGCTACCGATGAGGCGGTTTCCGCGGAGATAGAAGACCCCTCCGCAGCCGAGCGCGAGCAGGCTGAGGATGCCCTGCACGAAGAGGCGGAAAGTGCCGATGCGCTGCACGATGAAATTATCAAGCTGCAAGAGCAGCTGGTGGTGCAGAAGGATATCGCCCTGCGCGCTCAGGCGGAGGAGCAGAATGCCCGCCGCCGCGCCCAGCAGGATATCGACCGCGCACGCAAGTTTGCAGTGGAAAAGTTGTTGCAGGATTTGTTGCCGGTTGTGGACAACCTGGAGCGCGCCCTCGCCACCATTGACAGCGCTGATGAATCCAACAAAGCGCTGGTGGAAGGTATTGAGCTGACCCACAAGTCTTTCGTCGATACCCTGACGAAAAATTCAGTGGAAGTTGTCGATCCGGCCGGCGAGCCCTTCGACCCGGAACTGCACCAGGCCATGACCCAGGTGCCCAACGGGGAGGTGGAGCCGAACACGGTTCTGGACGTATTTCAAAAAGGTTATCGCCTCAACGGTCGCTTGGTGCGCCCGGCCATGGTGGTGGTCAGCAAAGCGCCATAAGGCGGATATGTGAAGCGGCCTTGAATTTTATCGGCCGGCACCAATATAGCTGACATCAGAAGAATTATTCGCACGTTGTAAACAGAACAGAGCTGGCAGCGCGCATCAAACGAGGAATTTACAGATGGGAAAAATTATCGGCATCGACCTGGGTACCACTAACAGCTGTGTAGCGGTACTGGATGGTGACAAAGCGCGTGTAATCGAAAACGCCGAGGGCGATCGCACTACGCCTTCTATTGTTGCCTTCACTGACGACAACGAAATCCTGGTGGGCCAGTCCGCCAAGCGTCAGGCGGTGACCAATCCCCAGAACACTCTGTTTGCGGTTAAACGCCTTATCGGCCGCAAGTTTAAAGACGACGTTGTTCAGAAAGATATCAAAATGGTGCCATATACCATTACTGAAGCTGACAACGGTGACGCTTGGGTAGAAGTAAAAGGCGATAAAAAAGCTCCGCCGCAGATCTCTGCCGAAGTCCTGAAGAAAATGAAAAAAACCGCGGAAGATTTCCTCGGTGAGAAAGTGGAAGCTGCGGTAATTACCGTACCGGCCTACTTTAACGATTCCCAGCGCCAGGCGACCAAAGACGCCGGCCGCATCGCGGGCCTGGACGTTAAGCGTATTATTAACGAGCCGACCGCCGCAGCCCTGGCCTATGGCCTGGACAAACAGGGTGGTGATCGCACCGTAGCGGTATACGACCTGGGTGGTGGTACCTTCGATATTTCCATCATCGAAATTGCCGATGTCGACGGTGAAAAGCAGTTCGAAGTACTGTCCACCAATGGTGACACCTTCCTCGGTGGTGAAGACTTCGATATGCGTCTGATCGACTACCTCGCAGAAGAATTCAAGAAAGACCAGGGCATCGACCTGAAAGGTGATCCTCTGGCGATGCAGCGCCTGAAAGAAGCTGCAGAAAAAGCCAAGATCGAGCTGTCCTCCAGTCAGCAGACCGAAGTCAACCTGCCATATATCACTGCAGACGCTACCGGTCCCAAGCACTTGGTAGTAAAAATGACTCGCGCCAAGCTGGAAAGCCTGGTTGAAGAGCTGGTTAACCGCTCCCTGGAGCCGGTAAAAATCGCCCTGCAGGACGCCGACCTGTCCGCCTCCGGCGTAGACGAAGTGATCCTGGTAGGCGGTCAGACCCGTATGCCAATGGTTCAGCAGAAAGTGACTGAGTTCTTCGGCAAAGAGCCGCGCAAAGACGTTAACCCGGACGAAGCCGTTGCCATGGGCGCAGCCATTCAGGGCGCAGTTCTGTCTGGTGATGTAAAAGACGTATTGCTGCTGGACGTAACCCCGCTGACCCTGGGTATCGAAACCATGGGTGGTGTTGCCACTCCGCTGATCGACAAAAACACCACTATTCCTACCAAGAAGTCCCAGGTGTTTTCCACTGCGGAAGACAACCAGACCGCGGTAACCATCCACGTGGTACAGGGTGAGCGCAAGCAGGCTTCCCAGAACAAATCCCTGGGTCGTTTTGATCTGGCTGACATCCCACCTTCCCCTCGCGGTGTGCCGCAGATCGAAGTGACTTTCGATATCGATGCCAACGGTATCCTGCATGTACACGCAAAGGACAAGGCCACTGGCAAAGAGCAGTCCATCGTAATCAAGGCTTCCTCCGGCCTGTCCGAGGATGAGATCGATAAGATGGTCCAGGACGCGGAGGCCAATGCCGAAGCGGACAAGCAGTTCGAGGAGCTGGTGCAGGTCCGCAACACTCTCGACGGTCTGATCTCTGCCACCAAGAAGACCCTGGAAGAAGCTGGTGACAAAGCTACCGCTGAAGAGAAGTCTGCGATTGAAGCGGCGATCACCGAAGCGGAAGAGGCAGTGAAAGGCAACGAGAAGGCTGCCATGGAAGCTGCTACCACTAAGCTGACCGAAGCTTCTGGTCCGGTTGCACAGAAAATGTACGCTGAGCAGGCTCAGGCCGCTGGCGCTGAAGGCGCTGCCGATGCAGGTGCCAGCGCTGGTGCACAGGGTGAGCAGCAGTCCTCCGCTGGCGACGACGCGGTAGATGCTGAGTTCGAAGAAGTAAAGGACGACAAAAAAGAAGGTAAGTAAGCGTTCGCTTGCATTTCCGGCAGTAGCTTTTACAGTGCTGCCGGGGAACCTCAGGGGCGCGGCGCCTTCTTTACAGGCCCTGCGCCCTGTGTTGTTTCAGGTACCTGCCAATATGAGCTGCGCTTAAGTGGTTTGGCAGGGCTCCGCAGTAGTCATTTGCGGGGCTTGGTTAGGGACTGAGAAGTAGAAAGAGAGTTTGGCCGTTCTTGATGCCGGACCAGAGAACATAGTTTTATGTCGAAACGCGATTATTACGAAGTCCTGGGCGTCGAGCGCGGCGCTTCAGATGCAGAGCTGAAGAAAGCTTACCGCCGGGTGGCCATGAAGTTTCACCCGGACCGCAATCCCGATGATGTGGAAGCGGAAAATAAATTCAAAGAGGCCAACGAAGCCTACGAAGTCCTGTCCGATTCACAGAAGCGCGGGGCTTACGACCAGTTCGGTCACGCCGGAGTAGAGGGCCAGATGGGCGGTGGCGGAGCC
This DNA window, taken from Microbulbifer sp. GL-2, encodes the following:
- the grpE gene encoding nucleotide exchange factor GrpE, producing the protein MARERSEEDQTKEGVQPEALADEHTTATDEAVSAEIEDPSAAEREQAEDALHEEAESADALHDEIIKLQEQLVVQKDIALRAQAEEQNARRRAQQDIDRARKFAVEKLLQDLLPVVDNLERALATIDSADESNKALVEGIELTHKSFVDTLTKNSVEVVDPAGEPFDPELHQAMTQVPNGEVEPNTVLDVFQKGYRLNGRLVRPAMVVVSKAP
- the dnaK gene encoding molecular chaperone DnaK — encoded protein: MGKIIGIDLGTTNSCVAVLDGDKARVIENAEGDRTTPSIVAFTDDNEILVGQSAKRQAVTNPQNTLFAVKRLIGRKFKDDVVQKDIKMVPYTITEADNGDAWVEVKGDKKAPPQISAEVLKKMKKTAEDFLGEKVEAAVITVPAYFNDSQRQATKDAGRIAGLDVKRIINEPTAAALAYGLDKQGGDRTVAVYDLGGGTFDISIIEIADVDGEKQFEVLSTNGDTFLGGEDFDMRLIDYLAEEFKKDQGIDLKGDPLAMQRLKEAAEKAKIELSSSQQTEVNLPYITADATGPKHLVVKMTRAKLESLVEELVNRSLEPVKIALQDADLSASGVDEVILVGGQTRMPMVQQKVTEFFGKEPRKDVNPDEAVAMGAAIQGAVLSGDVKDVLLLDVTPLTLGIETMGGVATPLIDKNTTIPTKKSQVFSTAEDNQTAVTIHVVQGERKQASQNKSLGRFDLADIPPSPRGVPQIEVTFDIDANGILHVHAKDKATGKEQSIVIKASSGLSEDEIDKMVQDAEANAEADKQFEELVQVRNTLDGLISATKKTLEEAGDKATAEEKSAIEAAITEAEEAVKGNEKAAMEAATTKLTEASGPVAQKMYAEQAQAAGAEGAADAGASAGAQGEQQSSAGDDAVDAEFEEVKDDKKEGK